TAACATTGCCGAGAACGAACGCGCTCTGCTTGAAATAGACGTCCGTCGCGGAGAAAATGTCGCCCTTGACCTTGCCGTCTATAAAAAGCTCCTTCGCGGAGAGAGAGCCTATGACCTCTGTTCCCTTGTTGACCTTTATCGTTCCGTTCGCGGTAAGGTCGCCGCTTACAGTGCAGGATCTCAGTTCTATGTTCTCACCTGAGACGTTGCCCTTGATGTTGCCGGCGAGCACGACGTTGCCCTTGGTGGAGATATTTCCTGTGATCTCGCCCCTCATGTCGATATCGCCGCTTGAAAGAAGCTCTCCCACGATGCAGGTCCCCTCTGATATTACGGAAACCTCCGACTTGCGGACCTCTTTTCTCTCCGGACGAGGTATTATAACAGGTTCTGCAACCGTTCTTTCTTCGATCACCATCGGCTGT
Above is a window of Cloacibacillus sp. DNA encoding:
- a CDS encoding polymer-forming cytoskeletal protein; its protein translation is MDYMRNFKTALGEIFPLKKNDDEQSVQPMVIEERTVAEPVIIPRPERKEVRKSEVSVISEGTCIVGELLSSGDIDMRGEITGNISTKGNVVLAGNIKGNVSGENIELRSCTVSGDLTANGTIKVNKGTEVIGSLSAKELFIDGKVKGDIFSATDVYFKQSAFVLGNVTTNTIAIEKGGIICGEVCISKVEKAEGMFSDCARAGNQKFAKAANEG